In the Ctenopharyngodon idella isolate HZGC_01 chromosome 4, HZGC01, whole genome shotgun sequence genome, one interval contains:
- the LOC127511143 gene encoding E3 ubiquitin/ISG15 ligase TRIM25-like isoform X2, translating into MAEARFSQDEFMCSVCLDLLKDPVTTSCGHSYCKICITGCWDEEDQKRVYSCPQCRQTFSPRPDLAKNTILAELVEKLKKTKLPADCYAGAGDVQCDVCTGRKHKAVKSCLVCLESYCQTHFDRHEEFHSRKPHKVTEATGRLQEMICPKHDKILEEFCRTDQNCICVLCTMDEHKNHDTVSAAAQRTEKQHQLKKTQRLFQQRIQQREKDLQQLREAVESHKRSAQTAVEDSERIFTEIIHSIERSRSEATQRIRDREKTAVSRAEGRLERLEQEINDLRRRVAELEQLSHTQDHIHFLQSFQSLSAPPESTDVNGNPFSSLSSFDVVRESVRQLRDKLEDICKEELKNISKRVTFTNIVPRTRNDFLEWTREHGVDHICELRVGSDHRGIEPIWILHRMLYFKAI; encoded by the exons ATGGCAGAAGCCAGATTTTCTCAGGATGAGTTcatgtgttcagtgtgtctggatctcctgaaggatccagtgaccacttcctgtggacacagttactgCAAGATTTGTATTACAGGCTGCTGGGATGAGGAGGATCAGAAGAGAGTCTACAGCTGtcctcagtgcagacagaccttcagTCCAAGACCTGATTTAGCTAAAAACACCATTCTGGCTGAACTggtggagaaactgaagaagactaaacttcctgctgactgttacgctggagctggagatgtgcagtgtgacgtctgtactggaagaaaacacaaagctgTCAAGTCCTGTCTGGTGTGTCTGGAGTCTTactgtcaaactcattttgacCGTCATGAGGAGTTTCACTCACGTAAGCCACATAAAGTGACTGAAGCCACCGGACGACTGCAGGAGATGATCTGCCCGAAACACGACAAGATCCTTGAGGAATTCTGCCGCACTGATCAGAATTGTATATGTGTGCTGTGTACGATGGATGAACATAAAAACCATGACACTGTATCAGCTGCAGCacagaggacagagaaacag CACCAGCTGAAGAAGACGCAGAGGTTGTTCCAGCAGAggatccagcagagagagaaagatcttcagcagctgagagaggctgtggagtctcataag cgctctgcacagacagcagtggaggacagtgagaggatcttcACTGAGATCATCCACTCCATTGAGAGAAGCCGCTCTGAGGCCACACAGCGGATCAGAGATCGGGAAAAGACTGCAGTGAGTCGAGCTGAAGGACGACTGGAgcgactggagcaggagatcaatgatctgaggaggagagtcgctgagctggagcagctttcacacacacaggatcACATCCATTTCCTGCAG agtttccagtctctctcaGCTCCTCCTGAATCTACAGACGTAAATGGCAATCCCTTtagttctctctcctcttttgatGTTGTGAGAGAATCTGTCCGTCAGCTGAGAGACAAACTGGAGGATATCTGCAAAGAGGAGCTGAAGAACATCTCTAAAAGAG TCACTTTCACCAACATTGTTCCCAGAACCAGGAACGACTTCCTAGAAT GGACACGAGAACACGGAGTGGATCATATCTGCGAACTGCGAGTCGGCTCAGACCACAGAGGTATCGAACCCATTTggattctgcacagaatgctgtattttaaagcaatataa
- the LOC127511143 gene encoding tripartite motif-containing protein 16-like isoform X1 yields MAEARFSQDEFMCSVCLDLLKDPVTTSCGHSYCKICITGCWDEEDQKRVYSCPQCRQTFSPRPDLAKNTILAELVEKLKKTKLPADCYAGAGDVQCDVCTGRKHKAVKSCLVCLESYCQTHFDRHEEFHSRKPHKVTEATGRLQEMICPKHDKILEEFCRTDQNCICVLCTMDEHKNHDTVSAAAQRTEKQHQLKKTQRLFQQRIQQREKDLQQLREAVESHKRSAQTAVEDSERIFTEIIHSIERSRSEATQRIRDREKTAVSRAEGRLERLEQEINDLRRRVAELEQLSHTQDHIHFLQSFQSLSAPPESTDVNGNPFSSLSSFDVVRESVRQLRDKLEDICKEELKNISKRVTFTNIVPRTRNDFLEYSHRLNLDLNTVSKYLRLSRRNRVITNTNTVQPYPDHPDRFDGYLQVLCRESVCGRCYWEIECSGEGVYVSVSYKSISRKGEVNECLFGHNNQSWGLRCSFTSYSFRHNDIETELPVKLISSRIGVYVDHSAGTLSFYSVSGDTMSLIHRVQTTFTQPLYPGFIVYGSVKLC; encoded by the exons ATGGCAGAAGCCAGATTTTCTCAGGATGAGTTcatgtgttcagtgtgtctggatctcctgaaggatccagtgaccacttcctgtggacacagttactgCAAGATTTGTATTACAGGCTGCTGGGATGAGGAGGATCAGAAGAGAGTCTACAGCTGtcctcagtgcagacagaccttcagTCCAAGACCTGATTTAGCTAAAAACACCATTCTGGCTGAACTggtggagaaactgaagaagactaaacttcctgctgactgttacgctggagctggagatgtgcagtgtgacgtctgtactggaagaaaacacaaagctgTCAAGTCCTGTCTGGTGTGTCTGGAGTCTTactgtcaaactcattttgacCGTCATGAGGAGTTTCACTCACGTAAGCCACATAAAGTGACTGAAGCCACCGGACGACTGCAGGAGATGATCTGCCCGAAACACGACAAGATCCTTGAGGAATTCTGCCGCACTGATCAGAATTGTATATGTGTGCTGTGTACGATGGATGAACATAAAAACCATGACACTGTATCAGCTGCAGCacagaggacagagaaacag CACCAGCTGAAGAAGACGCAGAGGTTGTTCCAGCAGAggatccagcagagagagaaagatcttcagcagctgagagaggctgtggagtctcataag cgctctgcacagacagcagtggaggacagtgagaggatcttcACTGAGATCATCCACTCCATTGAGAGAAGCCGCTCTGAGGCCACACAGCGGATCAGAGATCGGGAAAAGACTGCAGTGAGTCGAGCTGAAGGACGACTGGAgcgactggagcaggagatcaatgatctgaggaggagagtcgctgagctggagcagctttcacacacacaggatcACATCCATTTCCTGCAG agtttccagtctctctcaGCTCCTCCTGAATCTACAGACGTAAATGGCAATCCCTTtagttctctctcctcttttgatGTTGTGAGAGAATCTGTCCGTCAGCTGAGAGACAAACTGGAGGATATCTGCAAAGAGGAGCTGAAGAACATCTCTAAAAGAG TCACTTTCACCAACATTGTTCCCAGAACCAGGAACGACTTCCTAGAAT attcccatcgGCTCAatctggatctgaacacagtgaGTAAATACCTCCGTCTGTCTAGGAGGAACAGAGTGATCACTAACACTAACACAGTCCagccgtatcctgatcatccagacagatttgatggGTATCttcaggtgttgtgtagagagagtgtgtgtggacgctgttactgggagattgagtgtAGTGGAGAAGGTGTGTAtgtatcagtgtcatataagagcatcagcaggaagggagAGGTTAATGAGTGTTTGTTTGGACATAATAATCAGTCCTGGGGTTTGAGGTGCTCTTTCACCAGTTATTCATTCAGACACAATGACATAGAGACTGAACTCCCAGTAAAGCTCATCAGCagtagaataggagtgtatgtggatcacagtgcaggaactctgtccttctacagcgtctctggagacacaatgagcctcatccacagagtccagaccacattcactcaaccgctctatcctgggtttaTTGTTTATGgatcagtgaaactgtgttga
- the LOC127511117 gene encoding tripartite motif-containing protein 16-like isoform X2 has translation MAEAGISQDEFMCPVCLDLLKDPVTTSCGHSYCKICITGCWDQEDQMRVYSCPQCRQTFSPRPALAKNTILAGMVEKLKKIKLPADCYAGAGDVQCDVCTGRKHKAVKSCLVCLNSYCQNHLEQHESWFKGKRHNLTEATGRLQEMICPKHDKILEVFCRTDQEYICVLCIIDEHKNHNFVSGAAQRTEKQHQLKETQRWFQQRIQQREKDLQQLREAVESHKRSAKRAVEDSERIFTELIQSIERSRSEATQQIRDQEKTAVSRAEGQLERLEQEINDLRRRDAELEQLSHTQDHIHFLQILQSLSAPPESTDVNDDLFSSLSSFDVVRESVRQLRDKLDYFCKEELKKISDRVTFTNIVPRTRNDFLQYSHQLNLDLNTVNKCLHLSEKNRVITKYSQHHPYPDHPDRFDNVSQVLCRESVCGRCYWEIEWSGNNIFGVCISVSYKSISRKGRGKECWFGCNDQSWSLFCSSSRYSFKHNNIDTKLPVESISSRIGVYVDHSAGTLSFYSVSGDTMSLIHTVQTTFTQLLYPGFWVGLNNNIIIDCRENLPIML, from the exons ATGGCAGAAGCCGGAATTTCTCAGGATGAGTTCATGTGTCCAGTGTGTCTGGATCTCCTGAAGGATCCAGTGACCACTTcctgtggacacagttactgtaagaTCTGTATTACAGGCTGCTGGGATCAGGAGGATCAGATGAGAGTCTACAGCTGccctcagtgcagacagaccttcagTCCAAGACCTGCTTTAGCTAAAAACACCATTCTGGCTGGAATggtggagaaactgaagaagattaaacttcctgctgactgttacgctggagctggagatgtgcagtgtgacgtctgtactggaagaaaacacaaagccgTCAAGTCCTGTCTGGTGTGTCTGAACTCTTACTGTCAGAATCAccttgaacaacatgagagttgGTTTAAAGGAAAGAGACACAATCTGACTGAAGCCACTGGACGACTGCAGGAGATGATCTGCCCGAAACACGACAAGATCCTTGAGGTTTTCTGCCGCACTGATCAGGAGTATATATGTGTGCTGTGTATAATAGATGAACATAAAAACCACAACTTTGTATCAGGTGCAGCacagaggacagagaaacag CACCAGCTGAAGGAGACGCAGAGGTGGTTCCAGCAGAggatccagcagagagagaaagatcttcagcagctgagagaggctgtggagtctcataag CGCTCTGCAAAGAGagcagtggaggacagtgagaggatcttcactgagctcatccAGTCCATTGAGAGAAGCCGCTCTGAGGCCACACAGCagatcagagatcaggaaaagactgcagtgagtcgagctgaaggacaactggagcgactggagcaggagatcaatgatctgaggaggagagacgctgagctggagcagctttcacacacacaggatcacatccatttcctgcag atTTTACAGTCTCTCTCAGCTCCTCCTGAATCTACAGACGTAAATGACGATCTCTtcagttctctctcctcttttgatGTCGTGAGAGAATCTGTCCGTCAGCTGAGAGACAAACTGGATtatttctgcaaagaggagctgaagaagatctctgacagag TCACTTTCACCAACATTGTTCCCAGAACCAGGAACGACTTCctacaat attcccatcagcTCAATCTGGACctgaacacagtgaataaatgCCTCCATCTGTCTGAGAAGAACAGAGTGATTACTAAGTATTCCCAACACCAtccgtatcctgatcatccagacagatttgataaTGTGTctcaggtgttgtgtagagagagtgtgtgtggacgctgttactgggagattgagtggagtggGAATAATATATTTGGTGTGtgtatatcagtgtcatataagagcatcagcaggaagggacGGGGTAAAGAGTGTTGGTTTGGATgtaatgatcagtcctggagtttgtTCTGCTCTTCCTCCAGATACTCATTCAAACACAATAACATAGATACTAAACTCCCAGTAGAGTCCATCAGCagtagaataggagtgtatgtggatcacagtgcaggaactctgtccttctacagcgtctctggagacacaatgagcctcatccacacagtccagaccacattcactcaactgCTGTATCCTGGGTTTTGGGTTggtcttaataataatataataatagacTGTAGAGAGAAtctacccataatgctttga